The genomic segment CAGGACGCCgggtggtagctccgcccacagatgatgctcaatgcaggagaacacagtgaacgctgtggtctgcgggccttaaagggccggcagccacagtttccagtgccaaggactgcggtccccggaactcagcccgggggcagcagaactgacgaggccgagtgggcccccccccagctctccagggccccggcatttgcccgggtatgccgcgtgctgacgccggccctgcttgcAGTAATGGAATGGTCTTTTTTTAGGGTCTGCATCACTTTTTGGGGTCCTCATTGCGAGGTGTCATCTTGGATGTGTAGATTTCACATGAGACTCAAAATTATGTAAATTGATGTTTTAATTATGATAAATGAGTAGAATCACAAGCCAGAAAAAATTCTGCAAATCACCACATGAGAGCTGTGccgaggagcttacaatctatagcaCACGGGAAACAAAAAAAGCTGCAAATACTATGCCGATTCCAGTAAACCTGACCAACCCAGAAAGTGAGGACCTGAGCTGTCTGGAAGAGGAGGAAAAGGACAGAGGTCTGGGGGAGGACGAAGTAGGAGGACAGTGGGGGtctgaaggaggacagaggagactggaagaggaggaaaaggacagaagtctggaggaggacggaggagtctggaggaggaggaaaaggacaTATGtctggaggaggatggaggagtctggagaaggaggaggaaaagGACAGAGGTCTGGGGGAGGAcgaagaaggaggacagtgagggtCTGAATTAGTATAGAGGAAACTGGAAGAGGAGGAAAAGGACAAAAGTCTGGAGGAGACATAGAAgtcaagaggaggaggaagaaaagaacATAGGTctgggggaggacagaggagtcaagagaaggaggatgaggaacaggacagaggtctggaggagGATGAAGAAGAAGGATAGTGGGGGtctgaaggaggacagaggagactggaagaCGAGGAAAAGGATAGAGGTTTGGAGGAgataggaggaggaagaaaaggacAGAGGTCTGGGGGAGGACAGAGGAattaggagaaggaggaggaggaacaggacagaggtctggaggagGATGAAGAAGTAGGATAGTGGGGGTctaaaggaggacagaggagactggtagAGGAGGAAAAGGACAGAGGTCTGAAGGAGGATGGAGGAgataggaggaggaagaaaaggacAGAAGTCTGGGGGAGGAcggagggagaaggaggaggaggaacaggacagaggtctggaggagGATGAAGAAGGACAGTGGGGGTCTGAAGGAGGACAGAGAAGACTGGaaaaggacagaggtctggaggaggatggaggagtctggaggaggagggcagTGGGGGtctgaaggaggacagaggagtctggaagaggaGGAAAAGAACAGAGGTCTGGAGGAGAAtgaaggagtctggaggaagagaagGACAGTGGTGTCTgagggaggacagaggggtctggagtggAGGAAAAGGACAGAGGTCTTGAGGATGGCGGTGGATTCTAGTGAAGAGtctggaggaggcggagaaagaggACAGAGACATGTGTAGGAGGAAAGACAAATAGGTATCGTGAGGAGGACTACAAATGGGTCTGCAGTGAGTGGAGGAAAAAGACAGAGCAGTCTGGAGGAGAAAGACAGAGATGCCTGGAAAAGGAGGAGGCTGGTGGAGGAAGAGGACTGAATAATTTGGAAGATGAGGAGAGAGGGCTTTGGAGTAAaggatagaggagtctggaggaaaaggTCTTAGGAATCTGGAGGAGGTGGAGAAAACAGAGGAGCCTTCAGGAAGAAGAGAGGGGAGAAGCATTTGGAGGATGGAGATAAGAGAGgtttggagggaaggacagattatTCTTGAGGAGGTTACAGAAGtctggaggaggagaggacagaggaatctggaggaggACAAAGATATAAGAGTGTAGACCACGAAGCTTGGAGGAGAGGTCTGAGGCACCTAAAGAAGGATGATCCTAATGACAGATTTATGGGTGAGTCATAGAAATTATGGCTGGCTGAATCGAGACGTTCATCTTTTGTGTATGGTCAAGCTAAGCCTGCAGCCCTGCTACACTGCACTGAGCTGGGCACAATCCTGTGGTGGTGGTTTTGCTCAGATACAGTTCTAATCTGGAAACACCAGGAACCCTGAGAAGACGCTGTCATTATCCTCAATCCCCATCATACCATTGTAGTCATTGACAGACAGCCACACCTCTTCGCCCCTTTTCAGCTGGACTAGCACTCCCCCTGATGTGACCTGATGAGTATTGGACATATGGTCACAGAAGCTGACCTTCCGCTCATTGGCTGCATGTAGAGAGACACAAAGGTTGGAGGAATGTGAGGCATGGTACACAAAGTAATACCGTCCAGGGATCTGGCACACAAACGCCCCTGTGGTGGCATTATAGTCCTGGTGGTCATTGGTGATGACTCTGTTGAATATGATAGGTGTGTTCTTTGCAGGGGGTATTGCTGTTGCTCTCGCCATTGTAAAAGCTGATTGATATTGTTGCTTGTGGTTGCCCGAAATTCCTTTCTCCCCCTGGGGGCCTTGCTCGCCTTTGTCCCCAGGAGGTCCAGGTGGTCC from the Anomaloglossus baeobatrachus isolate aAnoBae1 chromosome 11, aAnoBae1.hap1, whole genome shotgun sequence genome contains:
- the C1QC gene encoding complement C1q subcomponent subunit C, producing the protein MLCETGVIVLILFTWVESSDSPCSLAMPGLPGIPGIPGRDGRDGHKGAKGETGLPASSNMLTLKGEKGITGLPGPMGKNGPKGPPGPPGDKGEQGPQGEKGISGNHKQQYQSAFTMARATAIPPAKNTPIIFNRVITNDHQDYNATTGAFVCQIPGRYYFVYHASHSSNLCVSLHAANERKVSFCDHMSNTHQVTSGGVLVQLKRGEEVWLSVNDYNGMMGIEDNDSVFSGFLVFPD